The genomic window GCGGCTTGTCGTCGACCAGCACGTAGTGGCGCGCCGGATGGCGCCGCTCCACGTCGTCGAGCGACTCCTCCTTGTGGATGTAGATCAGGACGCGGCCCTGCACCGCCTCTCGGATGCCCGAGCGCTCCACCTTGCGCGGCTGGAACACCACGTCGCCGTCGCTCAGGATCACCGTGGGGCCGCCCCGTCCGAGGCTCTCGAGCGCGTCGAGCGCGCCGGGGTAGAGCCGGTTCGCGAACGGATAGTCCACGAGATACGACGACATCTCGAGCAGGCGCGGCTCGAGCGGGTGCTCGATCCGGTAGCGCTGCAGCGCGCCCAGATAGTCGCGGTAGCCGAGCTCGTGCCATAGATCGCCCAGGATCGCCCAGTAGCGCTCGACCGCGCCCTGGCCGAAGTCCTGCTCGAGCTGGCGTTTGAAGTCCACCTCGA from Myxococcota bacterium includes these protein-coding regions:
- a CDS encoding haloacid dehalogenase-like hydrolase; the encoded protein is MSGTPAELVSLVDVDNTLLDNDRVEVDFKRQLEQDFGQGAVERYWAILGDLWHELGYRDYLGALQRYRIEHPLEPRLLEMSSYLVDYPFANRLYPGALDALESLGRGGPTVILSDGDVVFQPRKVERSGIREAVQGRVLIYIHKEESLDDVERRHPARHYVLVDDKPRILTAVKKVWGPRVTTVFVRQGKYAHDAAVLASNPPADRSIERIGELADIALDELVRPGVIR